ACGAATGCGCCGTGCCCGCCCCCTTCAAACGAGGGGGCGCGGCACGCAGTGCGTCTGCCTATGATGGACGCACGCCGTTTCATCGGAATGGCAATCATAACAACGGAAGGAGAACATATGACGCGCAAAGTCGTCGTCGCGGGCGTGGGCATGGTTCCGTTTACCAAGCCCGGCGCCAGTGAAACATACGATCTGATGGGCTCGCACGCCGCGCGGCTCGCGCTGGCCGATGCCGGCGTAAGTTATCAGTCCATCCAGCAAGCTTATGCGTGCTTCGTCTACGGCGACTCGACGGCCGGACAACGCGCGCTCTATCACGTCGGCATGACGGGTCTGCCGATCATCAACGTCAACAACAACTGTTCGACGGGCTCGACCGGTTTGTTCCTCGCGCGCCAGGCAATCGAGGCAGGCGCACTCGACATCGCGCTCGTGGTCGGCTTCGAGCAGATGAATCCGGGCGCGCTCGGCAGCTACTTCAACGACCGTCCTTTGCCTTCGGAACTGTTCCTCAGCCAGTGCGACCGTCTCGGCGTGCCATCCGATGTGCCGCCCGCGTTGCGCATCTTCGGCGGCGCGGGCATGGAGCATATGAAGCGCTTCGGCACGCCGCTCGAAAGCTTTGCGAAGATCCGCGCGAAAGCCAGCCAGCACGCGGCGAAGAATCCGCTTGCGGTATTTCGCAAGGTCTTGGCGGCGGAGGACGTGATGGCCGATCAGATGATGTGGCCGGGCGTGATGACGCGTCTGATGGCTTGCCCGCCGACTTGCGGCGCCGCGGCCGCCGTTCTGTGCAGCGAAGAGTACGCAAACTGGCGCGGCCTCGATGCGCGCGTGTGGATCGCCGGCCAGGCGCTGACGACGGATGGTCCCGAATCGCTAGAAGGCGACGATCTGCGTGACGTCGCGGGTTTCAGCATGTCGGCGCATGCGGCGCGCCAGGTGTATGAGAAGGCGGGTATCGGCGCGGAAGACCTGGACGTGATCGAGTTGCATGACTGTTTTGCGCACAACGAGCTGATTACCTATGAAGCGCTCGGCCTCTGTCCCGAAGGCGGCGCCGCGAAGTTCATCGACGACGGCGACAACACCTATGGCGGACGTTACGTCGTCAATCCGTCGGGCGGGCTGCTGTCGAAAGGGCATCCGCTCGGCGCAACAGGGCTCGCGCAGTGCACGGAACTCGTCCAGCAGTTGCGGGGCGCTGCGGGCGACCGTCAGGTCGAAGGCGCACGGATCGCGTTGCAGCACAACGTCGGGATCGGCGGCGCGTGTGTCGTCACGATGTACCGCAACTGAGGAGACGTCGATGGATTTTCAACCCGATGCGGGACTCGACGTATTCCGCGCTGAAGTGCGCGCGTTCGTGCGCGAGAATCTGCCCGCCGATCTCGCTGGCAAGCCGGTAGGCAGCGTGCGTTCGATGCGCGCCGATCTCGTGCGTTGGCAAAAGATCCTGAACGCGAAAGGCTGGGCCGCGCCGTACTGGGCGAATCAGGACGGCGGCACTGGCTGGTCCGTGTTGCAGCGTCTGATATTCGACGAAGAGTGCGTGGCGGCCGGCACGCCGACGCAGGATGGTTTCGCGCACAAACTGCTCGGGCCAGTGCTGAACGCCTTTGCTTCCGACGAACAGAAAGCGGCTCATATCCCGCACATTCTGAACGGCGATCGTCTGTGGTGCCAGGGCTTCTCGGAGCCCGGTTCGGGATCGGATCTCGCGTCGCTGCGCACGCGTGCCGAGCGCGACGGCGACTTCTATGTGGTCAACGGCCAGAAAATCTGGACGAGCTATGCGCATGAGTCGGACTGGATTTTCCTGCTGGTGCGCACCGACGCCGAGGTGAAGAAGCAGGCGGGCATCAGTTTTCTGCTGGTCGACATGAAGACGCCCGGCATCACGGTGCGTCCTATCCGCAGCATCGATGACTGTCATCACCTGAACGAGACGTTCTTCGACAACGTGCGCGTGCCCGTTGCCAACCGTGTCGGCTCGGAAGGCGACGGCTGGACGATCACGAAGTTTCTGCTGAACAACGAGCACGCGAGCGCCGCCGAGTTGCCGCTGCTGCGCCGCTATCTGATCCAGCTACGCAAACTCGCGACTGCGCAACGGGCCGGCCGCGAACCGCTGATTGCACGGCCCGAGTTCGCGTTGCGGCTCGCTCGCCTCGAAGCAGAGGTGACAGCGGTCGCGATGATGGTCAAGCGCGTCGCGGCACTGGAGCAGGACCACAGCGCCGAGGCGCACGCGTTGGGCTCCATCCTGAAGGTACGGGGCACAGAGTTGCAGCAGCGCATCAGCGAATTCATGGTGGAAGCGCTCGGCGATCATGGCGCCGTCGCGTATCCGGAGCCGCACGACACCTGCGATGGCGATGCGTTGCCGTTCCAGGACGTGGGGCGGGGCATCGCGAAC
This genomic interval from Paraburkholderia sabiae contains the following:
- a CDS encoding lipid-transfer protein, with amino-acid sequence MTRKVVVAGVGMVPFTKPGASETYDLMGSHAARLALADAGVSYQSIQQAYACFVYGDSTAGQRALYHVGMTGLPIINVNNNCSTGSTGLFLARQAIEAGALDIALVVGFEQMNPGALGSYFNDRPLPSELFLSQCDRLGVPSDVPPALRIFGGAGMEHMKRFGTPLESFAKIRAKASQHAAKNPLAVFRKVLAAEDVMADQMMWPGVMTRLMACPPTCGAAAAVLCSEEYANWRGLDARVWIAGQALTTDGPESLEGDDLRDVAGFSMSAHAARQVYEKAGIGAEDLDVIELHDCFAHNELITYEALGLCPEGGAAKFIDDGDNTYGGRYVVNPSGGLLSKGHPLGATGLAQCTELVQQLRGAAGDRQVEGARIALQHNVGIGGACVVTMYRN
- a CDS encoding acyl-CoA dehydrogenase family protein, encoding MDFQPDAGLDVFRAEVRAFVRENLPADLAGKPVGSVRSMRADLVRWQKILNAKGWAAPYWANQDGGTGWSVLQRLIFDEECVAAGTPTQDGFAHKLLGPVLNAFASDEQKAAHIPHILNGDRLWCQGFSEPGSGSDLASLRTRAERDGDFYVVNGQKIWTSYAHESDWIFLLVRTDAEVKKQAGISFLLVDMKTPGITVRPIRSIDDCHHLNETFFDNVRVPVANRVGSEGDGWTITKFLLNNEHASAAELPLLRRYLIQLRKLATAQRAGREPLIARPEFALRLARLEAEVTAVAMMVKRVAALEQDHSAEAHALGSILKVRGTELQQRISEFMVEALGDHGAVAYPEPHDTCDGDALPFQDVGRGIANEMFFRRASTIYGGTSEVQRGIIAKMLFQL